One Pirellulales bacterium DNA window includes the following coding sequences:
- a CDS encoding DUF1501 domain-containing protein has translation MSAITILGGARRACAGPTRRETLKAGALSLLGGLFNTPSLLALENSTTIKLRPARAKSVVLLYLQGGPPTQDMWDLKPRASGGVGGEFKPIATSASGVEIGELLPLSARWMHKSSIVRSVYHNGGCHKNLPMYTGYDVNLPDEEFRDSDPPSMGSVCSYLARDQQQELPTYAYLPCALGWGEVRKKAGPHGGFLGRRYDPFCTECTAYVENPPDDIWQPQVVRGEPRLTDTVLLDGITLDRLNERRRLVEQFDDQFRTSEAERDLGNFPREQRLAYEMLTSAKVREAFDLSREDDKTRDRYGRTLFGSSTLLARRLVERGVQFVNVSWDNFSKRFEVSKAAWDTHQRNFPMLRETLLPSFDQTYSAFIEDLDARGLLDETLVVTMGEMGRTPKINALGGRDHWTFCYSVLLAGAGIRGGTIYGASDEQAAFVKDKPVHIRDICATIYHLLGIDPAMPVFDRADRPVPVAQGGSAITELLA, from the coding sequence ATGAGTGCGATCACGATTCTAGGCGGCGCCCGCCGGGCGTGCGCAGGTCCGACCAGGCGCGAAACGCTGAAGGCGGGAGCGCTGTCCCTGTTGGGCGGGCTCTTCAACACGCCGTCTCTTTTGGCACTCGAAAACTCGACCACCATCAAACTGCGGCCGGCACGGGCCAAGAGTGTCGTGCTGCTTTATTTGCAGGGTGGTCCCCCCACACAGGACATGTGGGATCTGAAGCCGCGCGCGAGCGGCGGTGTCGGCGGCGAGTTCAAGCCCATCGCCACGAGTGCCTCGGGAGTCGAGATTGGCGAACTGCTGCCGTTATCGGCTCGCTGGATGCACAAGTCGTCGATCGTGCGCAGCGTCTATCACAACGGCGGTTGCCACAAGAACCTGCCGATGTACACCGGCTATGACGTAAACCTGCCCGATGAGGAGTTTCGCGACAGCGATCCGCCCAGCATGGGTTCGGTATGTTCGTACCTGGCGCGCGATCAGCAGCAGGAGTTGCCGACCTATGCCTATCTGCCGTGCGCCTTGGGCTGGGGCGAAGTTCGCAAGAAGGCCGGCCCGCATGGCGGATTTTTGGGGCGCCGCTACGATCCGTTTTGCACCGAGTGTACGGCGTACGTCGAAAATCCGCCGGACGACATTTGGCAACCGCAAGTCGTGCGTGGCGAGCCGCGTCTGACCGACACGGTATTACTGGACGGAATTACGCTGGATCGACTCAACGAGCGTCGGCGATTGGTCGAACAGTTCGACGACCAGTTTCGCACCAGCGAAGCCGAACGGGACTTGGGGAATTTCCCACGCGAACAGCGGCTGGCATACGAAATGCTGACGTCGGCCAAGGTACGCGAAGCCTTCGACCTGAGCCGCGAGGATGACAAGACTCGCGACCGTTACGGCCGGACGCTATTCGGCTCGTCGACGTTGCTGGCCCGCCGCCTGGTCGAACGCGGCGTGCAGTTCGTCAACGTGAGTTGGGACAACTTCTCGAAGCGATTCGAGGTCTCGAAGGCCGCTTGGGACACGCATCAGCGCAATTTTCCGATGCTCCGCGAGACGTTGCTCCCCAGCTTCGATCAGACCTATTCGGCATTTATCGAAGACCTCGACGCGCGCGGACTTTTAGACGAGACGTTGGTCGTGACGATGGGCGAGATGGGGCGCACCCCCAAGATCAACGCGCTGGGGGGCCGCGACCATTGGACGTTTTGCTACTCGGTATTGCTGGCCGGCGCCGGCATCCGCGGCGGGACGATCTATGGCGCTTCGGACGAGCAGGCGGCGTTCGTCAAGGACAAGCCGGTACACATCCGTGACATCTGCGCGACGATCTATCATCTGCTGGGCATT